ACCGCGTGCTGGGCTCGCACGCCGATGCCGAGGACGTGGTCCAGGAAGCCTGGATGCGCCTGGTCCGCCAGGACGAGGCGACCATCGGCAATCTGGCAGGCTGGCTGACCACCGTGGTCGGCCGAATCAGCCTGGACCTCCTGAGATCCCGCCGAGCCCACCCCGAAACCGCCTACGAGCAAGAGTTCGCGAACCTCGTGGTGACACCCGACGATGACCCCGCGCCGGACGAGCAGGTGGCGCTGGCCGATTCAGTCGGCCTCGCCCTGCTCGTCGTCCTCGACTCGCTCACCCCGAGCGAACGCCTGGCGTTCGTCCTGCACGACATGTTCGCGGTCCCGTTCCAAGAAATCGGCCAGATCCTGGGCAAATCCACCGACGCCACCAAGATGGTCGCCAGCCGTGCCCGCCGCAAGGTCCAAGCCGCGGACCGGCCGGCGGGCACCGGCCGCGAGCACCGAAAGGCCGTCCAGGCATTCGGCGCTGCCGCCCTCAACGGCGACTTCGAAGCGCTCCTGCGTGTCCTCGACCCAAACGTGAAGCTGACCGTCGACACCCCCGATGGCGTGGTCGTCACCCTCGGCGCCACCAGGGTCGCCGCTGGTGCCCGTATGTTCTCCGGCGAGGTCGCCCGCCAACGACCCGTGCTGGTCAACGGCATCCCCGGCCACATGTCCTGGAGCCCCGACGGAAGCCCTCTCTCCATCATCGCCTTCACCGTCACCGAAGGCCGGATCACCGGCATCCACATCGTCGTCGACCCGGCCAAACTCGTCTCGATCCATCTGCCACCCGGGTCTGTCAAACGAGCGGTGTAGCCGGGGTTGACGGTTACTGACAGGCTGCTGAGAGTCGGCCGTCGAAGGTGATGTCGAAGGCGTTCAGTGCGGTCTTCCAGCGCATGGTCCAGCGGGCCTGGCCCTTGCCGGTGGGGTCGAGAGACATGATCGCCATGTAGACGCACTTCAGCGCGGCCTGCTCGTTGGGGAAGTGTCCGCGGGCCTTGACCGTCCGGCGGATGCGGGCGTTGACCGACTCGATGGCGTTCGTCGTGCAGACGATGCGGCGGATCTCGGTGTCGAACCGCAGGAATGGGGTGAACTTCTCCCAGGCGTTCTCCCACAGCTTCACGATCGCCGGGTATTTCCTGCCCCAGGCGTCGGCGAACTCGGCGAACCGGTCCAGGGCGGCCTCCTCGGTCGGCGCTGTATAGACGGGCTTCAGAAGCTTGGCGATCTTGTCCCAGTCCTGGCGGGCGGCATAGCGGAAGGAGTTCCGCAGCAGGTGCACCACGCAGGTCTGCACGATGGTCCGCGGCCAGACGGTCTCCACCGCCTCGGGCAGGCCCTTGAGCCCGTCGCAGACCAGCATCAGCACATCGCTCACGCCGCGGTTCTTGATCTCGGTGAGGAT
This is a stretch of genomic DNA from Streptomyces hawaiiensis. It encodes these proteins:
- a CDS encoding sigma-70 family RNA polymerase sigma factor, with translation MTAHPPGLVTEAFEAQRDRLRAVAYRVLGSHADAEDVVQEAWMRLVRQDEATIGNLAGWLTTVVGRISLDLLRSRRAHPETAYEQEFANLVVTPDDDPAPDEQVALADSVGLALLVVLDSLTPSERLAFVLHDMFAVPFQEIGQILGKSTDATKMVASRARRKVQAADRPAGTGREHRKAVQAFGAAALNGDFEALLRVLDPNVKLTVDTPDGVVVTLGATRVAAGARMFSGEVARQRPVLVNGIPGHMSWSPDGSPLSIIAFTVTEGRITGIHIVVDPAKLVSIHLPPGSVKRAV